Part of the Microbacterium sp. Clip185 genome is shown below.
ACTCGTCGAGAAGGTGGCCGACGTCTTCGTCAAGCTCTACGCCGTCTACACGGGCGAGGGTGCGACCCTCGTCGAGGTGAACCCCCTCATCCTCGACGGAGGCGGCAACATCATCGCCCTCGACGGCAAGGTCACCCTCGACGACAACGCGACCGAGGTGCGCCACCCCGAGCACGAAGAGCTCGAGGACAAGGATGCGGCCGACCCGCTCGAGGCCAAGGCGAAGGCAGCCGGCCTCAACTACGTCAAGCTCGACGGTCAGGTGGGCATCATCGGCAACGGAGCGGGCCTGGTCATGTCCACGCTCGACGTCGTCGCCTACGCCGGCGAGAACCATGGCGGCGTGAAGCCCGCCAACTTCCTCGACATCGGCGGCGGCGCCTCCGCCACCGTCATGGCCGCGGGTCTCGACGTCATCCTGGGCGACCCGCAGGTCAAGAGCGTCTTCGTCAACGTCTTCGGCGGCATCACCTCGTGCGTGGCGGTGGCAGAGGGCATCGTCAAGGCGCTCGAGATCCTCGGCGACGCCGCGACCAAGCCGCTCGTCGTGCGTCTCGACGGCAACCAGGTCGAAGAGGGTCGCGCGATCCTCGCGGCCGCGAACAACCCGCTCGTGACCCTCGCCGCAGGCATGGACGAGGGCGCCGACAAGGCCGCCGAGCTGGCCGCCGCCTGATCGCCCGCATCGGATAAGGACACAGACATGTCGATCTACCTCAACAAGGACTCCAAGGTCATCGTCCAGGGCATCACCGGCGGCGAGGGTACCAAGCACACCGCCCTCATGCTGAAGGCGGGCACCCAGGTCGTCGGCGGCGTCAACGCGCGCAAGGCCGGCACGACCGTCTCGCACACCGACAAGGACGGCAACCCGGTCGAGCTGCCGGTGTTCGCCAGCGTCGCCGAGGCCATCGAGGCCACGGGCGCGGACGTCTCCATCGCCTTCGTTCCGCCGGCCTTCACGAAGGACGCCATGATCGAGGCCATCGACAGCGAGATCCCGCTGCTCGTGGTGATTACCGAGGGTGTGCCGGTCGGCGACTCCGCCGAGGCGTGGGCGTACGCGATCGAGAAGGGCAACAAGACCCGCATCATCGGACCGAACTGCCCCGGCATCATCACCCCGGGCGAGTCGCTCGTGGGCATCACGCCCGCCAACATCACCGGCAAGGGCCCGATCGGACTCGTCTCGAAGTCGGGCACGCTGACCTACCAGATGATGTTCGAGCTGCGCGACCTGGGCTTCTCGACCGCGATCGGCATCGGTGGAGACCCGATCATCGGCACGACGCACATCGACGCGCTCGAGGCGTTCGAGGCCGACCCCGAGACCAAGGCGATCGTGATGATCGGCGAGATCGGCGGCGACGCCGAGGAGCGCGCGGCCGACTACATCCGCGCGAACGTCACGAAGCCGGTCGTCGGCTACGTCGCGGGCTTCACCGCCCCCGAGGGCAAGACGATGGGCCACGCCGGCGCCATCGTCTCGGGCTCCGCGGGCACCGCGCAGGCCAAGAAGGAAGCGCTCGAGGCGGCAGGCGTGAAGGTCGGCAAGACGCCGTCCGAGACCGCCGCGCTCATGCGCGAGATCATCCAGGGTCTGTAAGGCCCCCTCGCGACGGGCGGATGCGGGCGGCCGAGGCCCCCGCATCCGCCCTTCGTCGTATCCGGCCGCAGTAGCCTGGACGCATGCCGCTGACAGGGGAGTACAAGCCGAGCACGTCCGAGTGGGCAAGGTCGCAAGCCGAGCTCTACGAAGCCACCAACGGCGCGGAGGGCGGTGAGCTGCGCGGTGTTCCGATCATCGTGCTGACCACGGTCGGCGCCAAGAGCGGTGGCCTGCGCAAGACCGCGCTCATGCGCGTCGAGCACGACGGGGACTACCTCGTCGTGGCCTCCAAGGGTGGGGCGCCCGAGGAGCCCGCGTGGGGCAACAACATCCGAAAGCACCCGCACGTGGAGCTGCAGGACGGCGCCGTCAAGCGCGACTACACCGCGCGCGAACTCGAGGGCGAGGAACGCGAGCTGTGGTGGGACCGTGCGGTCGCCGTGTGGCCCGACTACGCGGTCTACCAGACCAAGACCGACCGTCAGATCGCGATCTTCGTGCTGGAGCCGCGCGAGGCCTGAGCGCCGCCCGCACACGCGCGAACGAGCATCCGTTCGCCGAGTGAGCACCACATCGGGTGCTCGTTCGATGAACGGATGCTCGTTCGGCGTCGAGGCGGGGGCTCAGCCGCCGAGGGCCGCCTCGATCGGACCGCGCACGAAGAACACGACGAAGCCGGCGGCGACGATCCACAGCAGCGGGCTGATGCGGCGGGCGTGTCCCGAGAGCGACCGGATCACGACCCAGCTCACGAAGCCCGCGCCGATGCCATTGGCGATCGAGTACGTCAGCGGCATGACCGTGATGGTCAGGAACACCGGGATCAACACCGAGACGTCGGTGAGATCGACGTGGCGGATCTGGCTCATCATCAGCGCGCCGACCGCGACCAGCGCCGCCGAAGCGACCTCGCTCGGCACGATGGTGGTCAGGGGTGTCACGAACATCGCCAGCAGGAAGAGCGCGCCGGTCACGAGGTTCGCGAGGCCCGTACGAGCGCCCTCGCCGATGCCGGTGCCGGACTCGATGAACACCGTGTTGGACGACGACGAGGTGAGTCCACCCGCGACGGCGCCGATGCCCTCGACCACGAGGGCGGAGCGCAGGCGCGGGAAGTTGCCCCGCTCATCGGCGAGGTTCGCCTCGCGCGAGAGGCCCGTCATGGTTCCCATCGCGTCGAAGAAGTTCGTGAACAGCAGCGTGAACACGAGCATCGCGGCCGCGAGCACGCCGATGCGGTCGAAGGCGCCGAAGCTGACCTGACCCACGAGGCTCAGGTCGGGCAGGCTGAAGATGGATGCCGGGATCTCCGGCACGCTGAGGCCCCACCCGCCGGCGTGACCGTCTGCCCGCGCGCCGAGGTGCCAGATCGCCTCGACGATGACCGCGACGACGGTGCCGCCCGCGAGGCCGATGAGGATCGCGCCCTTGACCTTGCGGGCGAGGAGGATCGCGATGGTCACGAGCGTCAGCACGAACAGGAGCGTCGGGACGGTGGCGATCGAGCCGTTCACGCCGAGGCCCACCGGCGGCGAGGGCAGGCCGGTGCTCTGAACGAGTCCGCCGTCGACGAAGCCGATGAAGGCGATGAAAAGACCGATGCCGACCGTGATGGCGGTCTTCAGTGCCATCGGCACGGCGTCGAAGATGAGTCGGCGCAAGCCCGTCACAGCCAGCAGCACGATGAGCAGGCCATTGATGAGAACCAGGCCCATCGCCTCGGGCCAGGTGACCTCGCCCACCACGCTGACGGCGAGGAACGAGTTGATGCCGAGACCCGCCGCGAACGCGAACGGCAGTCGGGCGACCAGCCCGAACAGGATGGTCATGGCGCCGGCGGTGAGCGCGGTGGTCGCGGCGACCTGGGCGAAGCCGAGGGCGTTGCCGGCCACATCCGTTCCGCCGGACAGGATGATCGGGTTCAGCAGGACGATGTAGGCCATCGCCACGAAGGTGACGATGCCGCCGCGGATCTCGCCTCCGACGGTGGCGCCGCGCGCCGTGATGCCGAAGAAGCGGTCGAGACGGCCGGGGGAGGAGGACGAGGCGCTGGTGGTACGGGGGTGTTGCACTCGACGAGAGTAGTCGGATGCGGCCCGCTGCGCGACGCGGAGGAGCCGTGGCAGATGCCGGCGGCGTGGCCGACGGTCGTGCAAAGATCCGCTGGGTAGGGTCAGGGGGCCATGCAACGCGTCCTCGTCCTTCTCCTCTCCGCCCTCGACGCTCTCGTCGCGGTGGCCGTCGGCCTCGCCGTCGCCGGTGCCCCGCTGATGGTGTTCTGGTTCGTCGCGTTCGGGTCGGGAGATCTCGCCGCCATATGGCAGAGCGCAGGGACCATCTGGCAGTTCGGGCACTCGGTTCCCGTCGCGATCACACTCCCGGACATCTACGTCGCCGAGCTGGGCATCGATCCGTCGCTCGCGAGCTTCACGCTCTCGCTCGCTCCGCTGGCCTTCGCCGCGTTCACGCTGCTCTTCGGCGGGCGCTCAGGTGCGCGCGCCGGGCGTGCCGGGGCGCCGTGGAGCGGCGCACTCACCGGAACGCTCGTGTTCGCCGTGCTCGCCGCCGGCATCGCCGTCACCTCGCAGGCGCCGCTGGCGGGCACCGATCTATGGCGCGCGATCTGCTACCCGACGGCGTACTACGCCGCTGGCGTGTTCGCGGGTGCCCTTCACCGCGCGTGGATCGACGGCGATGACGGGCCCGTCGACGCCCTGCGGGCCCGGCTCGACCGGTCCGGGGGCGCCTGGCCCGAGGTGCCGGAGCTCGCCGTGCGCGGCGGGGCGATCGCCGTGACGGGCCTGGTCGCCGTGGGCGCGGCCGTGCTCGGGGTCGCCCTCATCGTGCGCGCTCCGAACATCGTCGCGCTCTCACAGGCGGGCAACCTGGATGCGGGCGGCGCGGCGGTCCTCGCGCTCGCTCAGCTGCTGTACCTGCCGACTCTGCTCGTCTGGGCGCTCTCCTTCGTCGCAGGGCCCGGTATCGGGCTGGGTGCCGGAAGCGTGGTCTCGCCCGCGGGCACGCAGCTGGGTGTCCTGCCCGGTGTGCCCGTCCTGGGCGTGCTGCCCGAAGGCGCGAGCAGCTGGTTCCTGCTGTTCGCCCTGCTCCCGATCGCGGTGGGAGTCGTCGCGGGGTGGGCCACCCGATCCCGCCTCGGTCCCCGGGGTTCGACCGCGGATGCGGAGAGCACCGGCATCCTCGTGACCCTCACGGTGTCGATCGCCGCCCTTGCCGCTCTCGCCGCCGCCCTCATGGCGGTTCTGGCCAGCGGGAGCATGGGGCCCGGGCGACTGTCGACGGTCGGGCCGGATGCGGTCGCGGTGGGCGTGGCCGTCGGTATCGAGGTGGGGCTGGGTGCGGCGATCCTCCTGCTCTCCCCGCGCCGACGCGGCGAGGAGACGCTCGTGACCGAGCCGGGGCTGTTCGCCCGTCTTGCGGGTGCGCGCGGCACGGACGACGTCCCCGA
Proteins encoded:
- the sucC gene encoding ADP-forming succinate--CoA ligase subunit beta produces the protein MDLYEYQARDLFEKYEVPVLAGIVADTPEEVKAAAEKLGGVVVVKAQVKTGGRGKAGGVKVAKTPDEAYEAAKAILGLDIKGHVVKRVMVAAGASIEKEFYFSVLLDRSNRSYLSLASVEGGMEIEQLAVEKPEALARIEVNALTGIDKTKAIEIARAAKFPEELVEKVADVFVKLYAVYTGEGATLVEVNPLILDGGGNIIALDGKVTLDDNATEVRHPEHEELEDKDAADPLEAKAKAAGLNYVKLDGQVGIIGNGAGLVMSTLDVVAYAGENHGGVKPANFLDIGGGASATVMAAGLDVILGDPQVKSVFVNVFGGITSCVAVAEGIVKALEILGDAATKPLVVRLDGNQVEEGRAILAAANNPLVTLAAGMDEGADKAAELAAA
- the sucD gene encoding succinate--CoA ligase subunit alpha — protein: MSIYLNKDSKVIVQGITGGEGTKHTALMLKAGTQVVGGVNARKAGTTVSHTDKDGNPVELPVFASVAEAIEATGADVSIAFVPPAFTKDAMIEAIDSEIPLLVVITEGVPVGDSAEAWAYAIEKGNKTRIIGPNCPGIITPGESLVGITPANITGKGPIGLVSKSGTLTYQMMFELRDLGFSTAIGIGGDPIIGTTHIDALEAFEADPETKAIVMIGEIGGDAEERAADYIRANVTKPVVGYVAGFTAPEGKTMGHAGAIVSGSAGTAQAKKEALEAAGVKVGKTPSETAALMREIIQGL
- a CDS encoding nitroreductase family deazaflavin-dependent oxidoreductase, encoding MPLTGEYKPSTSEWARSQAELYEATNGAEGGELRGVPIIVLTTVGAKSGGLRKTALMRVEHDGDYLVVASKGGAPEEPAWGNNIRKHPHVELQDGAVKRDYTARELEGEERELWWDRAVAVWPDYAVYQTKTDRQIAIFVLEPREA
- a CDS encoding NCS2 family permease, whose translation is MQHPRTTSASSSSPGRLDRFFGITARGATVGGEIRGGIVTFVAMAYIVLLNPIILSGGTDVAGNALGFAQVAATTALTAGAMTILFGLVARLPFAFAAGLGINSFLAVSVVGEVTWPEAMGLVLINGLLIVLLAVTGLRRLIFDAVPMALKTAITVGIGLFIAFIGFVDGGLVQSTGLPSPPVGLGVNGSIATVPTLLFVLTLVTIAILLARKVKGAILIGLAGGTVVAVIVEAIWHLGARADGHAGGWGLSVPEIPASIFSLPDLSLVGQVSFGAFDRIGVLAAAMLVFTLLFTNFFDAMGTMTGLSREANLADERGNFPRLRSALVVEGIGAVAGGLTSSSSNTVFIESGTGIGEGARTGLANLVTGALFLLAMFVTPLTTIVPSEVASAALVAVGALMMSQIRHVDLTDVSVLIPVFLTITVMPLTYSIANGIGAGFVSWVVIRSLSGHARRISPLLWIVAAGFVVFFVRGPIEAALGG
- a CDS encoding cell division protein PerM, coding for MQRVLVLLLSALDALVAVAVGLAVAGAPLMVFWFVAFGSGDLAAIWQSAGTIWQFGHSVPVAITLPDIYVAELGIDPSLASFTLSLAPLAFAAFTLLFGGRSGARAGRAGAPWSGALTGTLVFAVLAAGIAVTSQAPLAGTDLWRAICYPTAYYAAGVFAGALHRAWIDGDDGPVDALRARLDRSGGAWPEVPELAVRGGAIAVTGLVAVGAAVLGVALIVRAPNIVALSQAGNLDAGGAAVLALAQLLYLPTLLVWALSFVAGPGIGLGAGSVVSPAGTQLGVLPGVPVLGVLPEGASSWFLLFALLPIAVGVVAGWATRSRLGPRGSTADAESTGILVTLTVSIAALAALAAALMAVLASGSMGPGRLSTVGPDAVAVGVAVGIEVGLGAAILLLSPRRRGEETLVTEPGLFARLAGARGTDDVPERTDAARD